The genomic DNA TGCTCCTGGATCCTGCTCCCAGCTATCCGTACCTGGACACCCGGGCGCGGATCCTGGGAAAACTGGAGCGGTACGGCGAGGCCCTTGCCGACGCCGGGGCGGCCAGGAACCTGGTACCGGACCACGAACTGAATACGATCAGGGAACTGGACGATCTCATTACCGAACTCGAGGGGCTTGCCGCCGGCGGGCCTTTGGAGTACTGACCAGAAAATGGAAAAGACGTTTTCCGACACGCCGCTTGAAAAGGAACTGAAAGGATACGTGGATGCCCTCACCTCGGTGGGTCCGGACCGGTTCGTCGGATCCAGGGGACATAAGGCGTCCTTTGCCCTGATCCGGCGTCTCCTTCGGTCGTGGGGTCTGGAAGTGACCGTCCAGCCGTTCACTGTAGATATGACCGTTCCGGCCAGGTGGTCCTTTCAGGTCGATCTCGGGAAGGGGTTTGAAACGGTGGACTGCATGCCGGGTATCGGCTCACCTTCCGTGAAGAACCTTGTCGCGGACATCGTCCCCGTGGGACACGCCCGGGAGGAGGATTACGATTCCCTGGAGGGGATCGCGGGCAAGGCTCACCTTGCCAGGCTCTGGAAAAGCCACGAAACCGCCAAGGTGGCAGAGGCGGCCATCAAGGGCGCGTCCTCCCTCATCTGGTACAATGATTATATCGACGAGCTTTACTCGGGTGCGTGCGATTACTCCCTTGCTCCCATTCCGGGAATTTCCATCCGCAAGTCCATGGCCGAGAGGATCCTCGAGGCCGGGGGCGGGAGGATCAGACTTTCCCTGAAGTCCAGAAGGAAAAAGATCCGGTGCCGCAACATCGAGGCAGCCCGGCCCGGTACCGGGAGCCCTTACGCGCTGCTCGCGTCCCATTACGACAGCCGCCCCCGCACCCCCGGGGCCAGTGA from bacterium includes the following:
- a CDS encoding M28 family peptidase, with the translated sequence MEKTFSDTPLEKELKGYVDALTSVGPDRFVGSRGHKASFALIRRLLRSWGLEVTVQPFTVDMTVPARWSFQVDLGKGFETVDCMPGIGSPSVKNLVADIVPVGHAREEDYDSLEGIAGKAHLARLWKSHETAKVAEAAIKGASSLIWYNDYIDELYSGACDYSLAPIPGISIRKSMAERILEAGGGRIRLSLKSRRKKIRCRNIEAARPGTGSPYALLASHYDSRPRTPGASDDASGVAAMLAFIRNGCDSEASLPVRYLFADCEEEGCIGAEAYADLLYRSNRLREVEAMVNLDAVGWPNLCFIVRDREAVMDEQLTGLAVQVFEDMGYHADKVRSKSGKSNHTPFAARGVRTVWYSDYPNYIRHSAIDNAFNIDYPTIAMVTRGLQRFFSRMGHP